The window TGATTTTATGTTCCTGTCGTTTTATCCTGCACCTGTTCAAGTTTTGGCTCTCAGCTcttgcaaatgtatttaaatggtTACATAAGTAGATACGGTATAGATTGTTATCATCATGGAAATTCATAATTTAAATTGTCCCTAATAAAAAATCTGTTATGAATTTTTTCTCAATTTGATGCTAAATTAATGTATAAATAGGCTATATCTCTAGTTTCTGGAACCTTTCAAAGTGTTCAGTGGATAATCGTTATTACAAAATGACAACCATAAAATGAATTACATTATACGAAATGAAAATTGTTGTCAATGAAAATGTGAAATTCAGATCGTTTTAATGAACGACAGCTGTGTATTGTGTCGTAACATGTGAGCAAGAACGCGCATCGTGAATGAAATGCGTAAAATCCATCTGTTCAATGTTTAGACACGTGTTGAATAGGCTACAACGTTTTCTGTCCTTTTATCATTAAGTCTTTATTTTATAATCTGCCAATGAACTAACAGAGGAAACATCCTGCTGTTTTTAACCCTCAACAATTCGTTTACGGTCGTGGTCGAAATGCATTTTATTTGATGTGATAATCTTTTATTTTGAATAGCATGGCTGGATCTTTATTGTTTGTCTCTAGTTCAATCTTTTTTAACAATCAACTAATGTCTACAAAAGCAGTAAACTGCTTTTTAGAGTATTGAAAACAGAGTTAGGGTTTAAAGCCGAACAATAAAATCTCAAATGAAAACCACAGACTCGCTAGTTTAAGTCTTGATTCATATGTGGCCTACGCGTCCTATGTCTGGATTTGGGGAGGAAATGGACGGCCGTAGATATGATGATAAAATTAAAACACCATCATTATCACAATCAACACGCATTAGCATTACAATAGAATCTGTTGTGGTAttaaaaaggtataaaaagggCTCTCAGATTAACAGCGGAGAGTGAAACTTTTAGCAGTAGTAGCAGGCCTGTTAGTGATCCCAAAGGGAAATTGCGGACGCATTACAAACAGTGGTCTGAACCAGTGCGCGAGATTCACAAAAAACTTTTTTGTCGACGTTGTCAGAATCTGTGTATCGGGGAAGAACAGCCTATACCTGCTGTCTCACCGTCTATCATTTCAGATTACCATCGAGGTGAACGGAGATGTAAGGATGTTAATTCAGAGGTggtgtccttctctcttccgatgtcctccttccctctctctctctctctctctctctctctctctctctctctctctctctctctctctctctctctctctctctctatctctctctctctctctatctctctctctctctttattgcaTCGGATCTTCAAAGACTTGTACCCTATAATTAAGGGGCGGGCTCTGAGTCTCTCCTAAGAAGTCTCGGTGCTCCTACCGATTTTCTTCCAAACTGTCCCGGGACCGAGCGCAACGACTTTCCAACTTCCCTCTCTGCTCTTGGGATATTGTTTCTCAGGGATGGCCGCATCTATTCTGGAGGTATGTTCATGTTTCGGAAACGATTTATTAGTTTTTGCCCATTGCTAGTAGACTACACTAACTGTTGTGAACATGCTGCTTTAATGGACAGATATTTTAAGGAAATTCTCCTATGGGCGGAATTGACAACGGACTTTGTATCTGATCAAGTACTATAGCATAGTTGTTCTCCTAGAATACAGTCATGCGCTATGTGCATATTGCCGATCTGAAAAAGGCAACAAGCTGTCAGATAACGACCCGCTCCAAGAAGGATGACTTTCTGGATGTTAGTTTGACAGATTACTTAACCACAATGTGACATGGCTCTTTGCCACATGAGTTCGGGCTCTTTATCTGCACGGTCCTTGGTAACCGAACCTGATTAGCCTGATCAGACTATTGATAAAACGCGGAGGGTCACAACTCGCAAGCGATGCGAGCACTATAGCACAGTATGCGCTTCAGACATAATGAACTTTTAATTCTGACAGTGTCTCCTTACAAAGCCGGAGAGGCAAGGACATTTTAAATTCTGAACAAATCAAGCCAACATCAAACCCAGAACCCTAATTGTTTCCAATTAGAAGATTCAGATCGTAAAGATAGGCTGATTCCGCCGCTTGAGTAGAAGTTCGAGGCTATATGCTTCGTCTGATCATCTGGCCTGGAGGCGGGAGAGGGTTGAAGCCGTTCCACACAGGCGCATTACAGCGGCTTTATTGCCCTCAGATTGAGCGCAATTAACCTGGAAACGGGAGCTAAAGAAACCGGATACGCCCAAGTTAAACCGCAAGGGGGGCGGGGaatggtgctggtggtggggggggagagactctCAGCCCCCGCGCGCCTCCGGGTGCCGGTGATTAGGTTGAGTGATCTGTAACCTGTGAGAGATGGCCAACGCCGATATTAGACTTTATTTTAAAAATTAACCACATATCATCAAACATGTTCATGCTGATGTCTTAGTATTTTCACTGGAAGTGGAATTACCAGATGATGGCCAAACATTCCTACTGGATTATGCTGTAATCTCTGTGGGTTTCTGAAGAGATTATCAGATTGACTCTGAAAAGGGACACATTAATATGCAGTTTTTCATGGTGGTAATCCTTATTGAAGTCTATTTGCTGCTGCCAGAGGACTGGTGATTTGGGTTTGATCTCCACACATCCAGCCCCCACCCCGGAGCCGTGGGCAGGAGGACCCAGAGAGAGGGCAGTGAAGGGGCCCAAAACCAGCGTTTTAGTTTCAGCTAGGTCCAACCACAGACGTAAATCATAGCACTGGAATATTTTAATATCTGAAGCAGGGCGAATTTTAAATAGTTGAGTTTTTTTGTTACAGAAGTCTGAACATCTAACCTGGAGGGAGAGTGTGAACACACGTCCTCTAGTGTAGGGGACTGGCCTCTGGCACTGGCCTCTGGCACTGGCCTCTGGCACTGGCCTCTGGCACTGGCCTCTGGCACTGGCCTCTGGTACTGGCCTCTGGTACTGGCCTCTAATACTGGCCTCTGGCACTGGCCTCTAATGTAAGACAGTACTGGCCTCTAATGTAAGACAGTACTGGCCTCTAATGTAGGGTTAGACTAGCCTGTAGTGTGGGGCAGTACTGTCTGTGTTGGTTGGGGTAGGTATTGTCCGAATAAGGTTAGGTGTAGGTAGGCGTAGGTGTTGGTAGGGTTAGATGGTGGTACAGTCGGGTATTAGGTGGTGGTAGAgtagggtagggttagggtagtgGTAGAGAGAGGTGCTGGCAGAGAGAGGTGTTGGCATGGTTAGGTGGTGGGATGgttaggtggtggtggtggggtgaggtgaggtggtgctctcctgtcctctcctgtctctcctgtcctctcctgtctctcctgtcctctcctgtcctctcctgtcctctcctttctctcctgtcctctctcctgtcctctcctgtcctctcctgtcctctcctgtctctcctgtcctctcctgtctctcctgtcctctcctgtcctctcctgtcctctcctttctctcctgtcctctcctctcctttctctcctgtcctctcctgtcttctcctgtcctctcctgtcctcacctgtctctccttctctccttctttcctcctgGTCTCGGTGGGGACATGAACATAACTCTGAAATGCTTTGTTTGTGCTATTGGTTGTCTTAGTAGAGACTTTTGGCCTAATTGTCGCGGAGACTAGATGTATGCCCCTGTTGTCTtggtctcctctcccctcctcgctCCTTTCTTCACCTGCTATCCCCTCctcacacctctcctccttctctcctctcatcatctctccaccctccactcTGTTACATGTCACAGAGGTAATTAAGCTGTTAAGTATTAACcagtcccccctccaccctctctgtgttaacccccccccccccctcccctcctcccaggaaGAAGCACGCTACGGCTCCAGCCCCCTGGCCATGCTCACCGCAACCTGCAACAAGTTCGGCAGCAACGGCAGCCCGGTAAGAGACTCTGCCACTCCCGGTAAGCCGGTCAGCTCAGCCCCCGGTAAGAAGCCCTACGCCATGACCTCCGACCTCCAGGCCCCTAAGAGTGGGAGGGGCGGCGACGGTCTCACAGACTCCTCCTACGCGGCCTCCTTCGGGGGTGGCGGtggcctcctcaccccctccggGAGCCCCCCTCTCTCGGCCGGGGGCTACGCCTCAGAGTACAACCCCTTCTCCCACTCCTTTCAGACCGGGGGCTCCCAGGATCCCTCCCTGCTGGTCTCCAAGCCCCACGCCACAGCCGACTGCCTGACCAGCGTGTACACCTCCCTGGACATGACGCACCCTTACGGCTCCTGGTACAAGGCCGGCATCCACCCAGGCATCACGGCCGCCCCCTCCAACCCTACCTCCTCCTGGTGGGACGTCCACCCCAACTCCAACTGGCTGAGCCCCGGCCAGGCCCAGTCGGACGGCCTCCaggcctccctccagcccgTGGCCCCCCAGGgctccctcagcccccagctTCCAAGCTACACCTCCGACTTCACCCCCCTGAACCCGGCCCCCTACCCCTCGGTGGGGCTGGGCTCTTCCTCCCACCTGCTCCAGCCCTCCCAGCACATGCTGCAACAGGACATCTACAAGCCCAAGCCGGGGGCCGGCGGGGGGGGCCTCCTGGAGGGGTCCATGGGGCTGAAGCCCGTCCGGGGGTCCGGGGGctacgggggagggggggctcccACCAGATCCTCCTGCGACTGCCCCAACTGCCAGGAGCTGGAACGGATGGGGGCGTCGGCCGCCTCGCTGCGGAAGAAGCCGGTCCACAGTTGTCATATCCCGGGCTGCGGGAAAGTGTACGGCAAGGCGTCGCACCTGAAGGCTCACCTGCGCTGGCACACGGGCGAGAGGCCCTTCGTCTGCAACTGGCTGTTCTGCGGGAAGCGCTTCACACGCTCTGACGAGTTGGAGAGGCACgtgcgcacgcacacgcgcgaGAAGAAGTTCACGTGCCTGCTGTGCAACAAGCGCTTCACGCGCAGCGACCACCTCAGTAAGCACCAGAAGACCCACGCGGACGCACCGCTGCAGGGGAAGACGGGattggtgggaggggagggggaggcggacCCTCGAGGGGAGGAGCCTATTGACGGTTCCTCTGCTGGACCAACCGGCGCTGTCCCTGACCCCTCCACCaacggggaggagggagggaagactgGCTCAACGAATGGGGTGGAGAGCAGCAGTGGGCT is drawn from Hypomesus transpacificus isolate Combined female unplaced genomic scaffold, fHypTra1 scaffold_229, whole genome shotgun sequence and contains these coding sequences:
- the sp7 gene encoding transcription factor Sp7, translating into MAASILEEEARYGSSPLAMLTATCNKFGSNGSPVRDSATPGKPVSSAPGKKPYAMTSDLQAPKSGRGGDGLTDSSYAASFGGGGGLLTPSGSPPLSAGGYASEYNPFSHSFQTGGSQDPSLLVSKPHATADCLTSVYTSLDMTHPYGSWYKAGIHPGITAAPSNPTSSWWDVHPNSNWLSPGQAQSDGLQASLQPVAPQGSLSPQLPSYTSDFTPLNPAPYPSVGLGSSSHLLQPSQHMLQQDIYKPKPGAGGGGLLEGSMGLKPVRGSGGYGGGGAPTRSSCDCPNCQELERMGASAASLRKKPVHSCHIPGCGKVYGKASHLKAHLRWHTGERPFVCNWLFCGKRFTRSDELERHVRTHTREKKFTCLLCNKRFTRSDHLSKHQKTHADAPLQGKTGLVGGEGEADPRGEEPIDGSSAGPTGAVPDPSTNGEEGGKTGSTNGVESSSGLLEI